The proteins below come from a single Candidatus Hydrogenedentota bacterium genomic window:
- the dnaX gene encoding DNA polymerase III subunit gamma/tau, producing MAEGHYQVLARTWRPQAFDEVVGQQHITRTLQNAIENQRIGHAYLFIGSRGIGKTTTARILAKALNCLSADGPTPNPCGKCENCVSIAAGRNIDVLEIDGASNNSVEDVRQIRDNVRLVPSTSRYKIYVIDEVHQLSSSAFNALLKTLEEPPAHAIFILATTEAHKVPPTIISRCQRYDFRRVGRDDICALLRRILEQEEVACSDEVLLAIARAADGGIRDAESILEQLISYCGKEITFKDVFEVLGLVDWEVLNELCDALLEKDIATQLRIVEDIVASGKDLSQFVQDIIQYFRNLLVCKTADAKELLALPEHEVAAMQQRADQFSLTRLIQVIEQFAELSKNFDSQLAQRIALETLLIRASKVAVEMSVDTVLEKLAQLGAGGIGHGAPPPGPARERAQKKQEPSSPPKRAPGPRGAPARPPDSEFRSPPKRATATADNLRELWVRITETAGVENLNLGIWLGQAKPAGLEGETLVLEFTHEHRNARDYLERSENRRIVEKILLAVTDNLTTYRTVLNGSAPAPLRQETQTRAMPAAGTVNPEMARQALEDPHIAKVVDVFKGRIVEIKHHVKEGPGPSK from the coding sequence ATGGCGGAAGGGCATTACCAGGTCTTAGCGCGGACGTGGCGGCCGCAGGCCTTCGACGAAGTCGTGGGCCAGCAGCACATCACCCGGACCCTCCAGAATGCCATCGAGAACCAGCGTATCGGCCACGCGTATCTTTTCATCGGCTCGCGCGGCATCGGCAAGACCACTACCGCCCGGATTCTCGCCAAAGCCCTCAACTGCCTGTCGGCGGACGGCCCCACGCCGAACCCCTGCGGGAAATGCGAGAATTGTGTATCCATCGCCGCCGGACGCAACATCGACGTGCTCGAGATCGACGGTGCGTCAAACAACAGCGTCGAGGACGTCCGTCAGATTCGGGACAACGTCCGGCTAGTCCCCTCGACGTCGCGCTACAAGATCTATGTGATTGACGAAGTGCACCAGCTCAGTTCATCCGCGTTCAATGCGCTTCTGAAAACACTCGAGGAACCGCCTGCGCACGCCATATTCATCCTTGCGACGACGGAAGCGCACAAGGTGCCGCCCACGATCATCTCGCGCTGCCAGCGGTACGACTTTCGCCGCGTGGGACGGGACGACATCTGCGCCCTGCTGCGGCGAATCCTGGAGCAGGAAGAGGTGGCATGCTCCGACGAGGTGCTTCTGGCCATTGCGCGCGCGGCGGACGGCGGAATCCGCGATGCCGAGAGCATTCTCGAACAGCTGATCTCGTATTGCGGCAAGGAGATCACGTTCAAGGACGTGTTCGAGGTGCTGGGCCTGGTCGACTGGGAAGTGCTGAACGAGCTGTGCGACGCCCTCTTGGAGAAGGACATCGCGACCCAGCTCCGCATTGTCGAGGATATTGTGGCCAGCGGGAAAGATCTTTCCCAGTTTGTTCAGGACATCATCCAGTATTTCCGCAATCTTCTCGTATGCAAGACGGCCGATGCCAAGGAATTGCTGGCGCTGCCCGAGCACGAGGTCGCGGCGATGCAGCAGCGCGCCGATCAATTCTCGTTAACCCGGCTTATCCAAGTCATTGAGCAGTTCGCGGAACTTTCGAAGAATTTCGATTCCCAGCTCGCCCAGCGGATCGCGCTCGAAACGCTGCTGATCCGCGCGTCGAAAGTCGCCGTCGAGATGTCCGTCGACACCGTGCTCGAGAAGCTGGCGCAACTAGGCGCGGGCGGCATTGGGCACGGGGCGCCGCCCCCCGGTCCGGCGCGAGAGCGTGCGCAGAAAAAACAGGAGCCGTCCAGCCCCCCTAAGAGGGCGCCGGGGCCTCGTGGGGCGCCGGCGCGGCCCCCTGACTCTGAATTCCGGTCCCCGCCAAAACGCGCAACGGCCACGGCAGACAACCTGCGGGAGCTGTGGGTGCGCATCACGGAAACGGCCGGCGTGGAAAACCTCAATCTCGGGATTTGGCTCGGGCAGGCAAAACCTGCCGGTCTCGAGGGGGAAACTCTCGTGCTCGAGTTCACCCACGAGCACCGCAACGCGCGCGATTATCTCGAACGCTCCGAGAACCGCCGCATTGTCGAGAAAATCCTGCTTGCGGTCACCGACAATCTGACGACTTACCGGACGGTGCTGAACGGCAGCGCTCCCGCGCCCTTGCGGCAGGAAACCCAAACACGCGCCATGCCGGCAGCCGGGACCGTAAATCCTGAGATGGCCCGACAAGCCCTTGAAGACCCCCATATCGCGAAAGTCGTCGATGTTTTCAAGGGGCGCATTGTCGAGATCAAACACCATGTCAAGGAAGGGCCGGGACCATCAAAGTAG
- a CDS encoding trypsin-like peptidase domain-containing protein produces the protein MRLRVHAKYFTLLLALAAAAGCATIGMPGEGAVIRAKDKVIRSLVHIRPVKESFASGQKEEYVVEGSGFIISRDGYVVTNEHVAGETTLVRCVLYDKTEVGAEVVGTDPFTDIAVLKLHGDRTDLPAAKLGNSDHIEPGQTVLALGSPHGLSRSISKGIVSVTDRYLGEEGPRPAPYNTWIQTDAAINPGNSGGPLVNLRGEVIGINTRKLSGAENVGFAIPINAAKEVIDAIIKHGRVPRSWIGVRLQEMTSKTEDPTQKGVVVGDVDPLGPAAEAGLAPGDVIVAANGEPVHARFEEDLPKVLKRIADLPVGTVTTFTVQRGGETRDIAIQTKEERDYKGEEVEFPAWGFTAADLTPEIVQAARLPSDRGIVIAGVEVGTVAAQAGIRAGDIVLSVDGKEIAHLAEFKEMYEAIKQAGKLLVLLDVKRGALTRFELLKLEPGAESAGAPEQENETGAENGDNLNEEG, from the coding sequence TTGCGATTACGTGTACATGCGAAATACTTCACGCTGCTGTTGGCACTGGCGGCTGCGGCGGGGTGCGCCACGATAGGAATGCCCGGGGAAGGGGCCGTCATCCGGGCGAAAGACAAGGTCATTCGCTCCCTGGTGCACATCCGCCCCGTCAAAGAGTCCTTCGCGAGCGGCCAGAAAGAGGAATACGTGGTCGAAGGCAGCGGCTTCATTATCTCGCGCGACGGGTACGTGGTGACCAATGAGCACGTCGCCGGCGAGACCACCCTTGTGCGCTGCGTACTCTATGATAAGACCGAGGTCGGCGCGGAGGTGGTGGGCACGGACCCGTTCACGGATATCGCGGTGTTGAAGCTGCACGGGGACAGGACGGACTTGCCGGCCGCGAAGCTGGGGAATTCGGACCACATTGAACCGGGTCAGACGGTGCTGGCCCTCGGCAGTCCCCATGGCCTGTCGCGTTCAATATCCAAGGGAATTGTCAGCGTCACCGATCGGTACCTGGGCGAGGAGGGGCCTCGTCCAGCCCCGTACAACACGTGGATCCAGACGGACGCGGCCATCAATCCGGGCAACAGCGGCGGTCCTCTGGTGAATCTCCGGGGAGAGGTTATCGGGATCAACACGCGGAAGCTGTCAGGCGCCGAGAACGTGGGCTTCGCCATCCCCATCAATGCGGCGAAGGAAGTGATTGACGCCATCATCAAGCATGGGCGCGTGCCGCGAAGCTGGATCGGCGTGCGCTTGCAAGAAATGACAAGCAAGACGGAGGATCCCACCCAAAAGGGCGTCGTGGTTGGCGATGTGGACCCCCTCGGCCCGGCCGCCGAGGCCGGGCTCGCGCCGGGTGACGTAATTGTTGCCGCGAACGGAGAGCCGGTTCACGCCCGTTTCGAGGAAGACCTGCCTAAGGTCTTGAAACGCATTGCCGATCTCCCCGTGGGCACGGTGACGACGTTTACCGTGCAACGGGGCGGCGAGACGCGCGATATCGCCATACAAACCAAGGAAGAACGCGACTACAAAGGCGAAGAGGTCGAGTTCCCTGCGTGGGGGTTTACGGCGGCCGATCTTACGCCCGAGATCGTGCAAGCCGCGCGCCTGCCTTCAGACCGCGGGATTGTCATCGCGGGTGTCGAGGTGGGCACGGTGGCGGCGCAGGCGGGTATCCGGGCGGGAGACATTGTGCTCAGCGTGGACGGCAAGGAGATTGCTCACCTGGCGGAGTTCAAAGAGATGTACGAGGCCATCAAGCAAGCCGGGAAACTCCTGGTGTTGTTGGATGTCAAGCGGGGAGCGCTGACGCGGTTTGAACTGCTCAAACTGGAGCCCGGCGCGGAGAGCGCAGGCGCGCCGGAACAAGAAAACGAAACCGGCGCCGAAAATGGAGACAATCTCAATGAGGAAGGATAA
- a CDS encoding PDZ domain-containing protein, protein MRKDNLVVWIGFVLGFAGAALAGAEEAVFSPPFVQARREAIAPAICLLSFTAEVESQRTGELQKRSTRALGLIVSPEGLVMTHGHMQSDKSGPSDIRVSVGEGEDEKEYDGVFLKKPDDINVCFVQIQGQDGERFPYVNFATGTEPALGESVLLLGIMGESLDFARGALVRMVSAVLEKPRMTYCLDDAIPFGYVGAPAIDAQGRILGVIGYDLSASEGGELYVRSGHPLVYQASLFAKYIKNPPTKDTVESEKEGAWLGIFSQPLTDDLAEYWGLPQKGGVVVATVVEGSPAETAGFQRGDVVTSFDGTPMRAKKNNEIVGFTKLVRETGIGRAIPVKILRKGEPMDITVVLTARPVSAKDAEEFVDDTFGLTVRALTTDVRILLNLPDDIQGVIVRRVKSGSHAHLAGMRPGVIILRFGEYPVSSIGDFETAVNKVKEEKPAEVPVFCRAGARTGFFRLQPRWE, encoded by the coding sequence ATGAGGAAGGATAACCTCGTTGTCTGGATAGGATTTGTTCTGGGTTTCGCGGGGGCGGCGCTGGCAGGGGCAGAGGAGGCCGTGTTCTCTCCGCCGTTTGTACAGGCGCGGCGAGAGGCCATCGCGCCGGCCATCTGTCTGCTCAGCTTCACCGCGGAGGTCGAGTCGCAACGGACGGGTGAGCTCCAGAAACGTTCGACCCGCGCCCTCGGGCTCATCGTCTCGCCGGAGGGGCTGGTCATGACCCATGGCCACATGCAATCCGACAAGTCCGGTCCGTCTGACATACGGGTGAGCGTGGGGGAAGGGGAAGATGAGAAGGAATACGACGGCGTCTTCCTGAAGAAGCCGGACGACATAAACGTCTGCTTCGTGCAAATTCAAGGGCAGGATGGAGAACGGTTCCCGTATGTGAACTTCGCCACGGGCACGGAGCCGGCCCTGGGCGAGTCCGTACTGCTTTTGGGCATCATGGGGGAATCGCTGGATTTCGCCCGCGGCGCGCTGGTGCGCATGGTCAGCGCCGTTCTTGAAAAGCCCCGCATGACCTATTGCCTTGACGATGCGATCCCCTTCGGATATGTGGGCGCGCCCGCGATCGACGCGCAAGGCCGCATCCTCGGAGTCATCGGCTATGACCTCTCTGCTTCCGAAGGAGGGGAACTCTACGTGCGCAGCGGCCACCCCCTTGTATACCAAGCCTCTCTTTTCGCCAAGTACATCAAGAATCCGCCCACCAAGGACACGGTGGAGTCCGAGAAAGAGGGTGCCTGGCTGGGGATATTCTCGCAACCGTTGACGGACGACCTGGCCGAGTATTGGGGTCTGCCCCAGAAAGGCGGCGTTGTTGTCGCCACGGTCGTCGAGGGTTCGCCCGCGGAGACGGCGGGTTTTCAGCGGGGCGACGTGGTTACCAGTTTCGACGGGACGCCCATGCGCGCGAAAAAGAACAACGAAATCGTCGGATTCACCAAACTGGTGCGCGAAACCGGCATCGGGCGTGCGATCCCGGTCAAGATCCTGCGTAAAGGCGAGCCCATGGACATCACGGTGGTGTTGACCGCGCGCCCCGTCTCGGCAAAGGACGCCGAGGAATTTGTGGATGACACGTTTGGTCTCACCGTACGCGCATTGACAACCGATGTCCGCATCCTGCTCAATCTGCCGGATGATATTCAGGGCGTGATCGTGCGGCGGGTGAAATCCGGCAGTCATGCCCATCTTGCGGGAATGCGGCCGGGCGTTATCATCTTGCGTTTCGGCGAGTATCCGGTCAGCAGTATCGGCGACTTCGAGACCGCGGTGAACAAGGTGAAGGAAGAGAAGCCGGCCGAGGTGCCGGTGTTCTGCCGCGCCGGCGCGCGCACGGGATTCTTCCGTCTTCAGCCGCGCTGGGAGTAG
- the groES gene encoding co-chaperone GroES: protein MKVRPLADRLLVKREEPSETVRGGIIIPDTAKEKPQEGKVVAVGPGRLDEDGKRIPMEVKKGDRILMGKYAGTEVKIDGEEHIIMREEDVLAIIE, encoded by the coding sequence ATGAAAGTTCGACCGTTAGCAGATCGGCTGCTCGTCAAGCGGGAGGAACCCAGCGAAACTGTCCGGGGCGGCATCATCATCCCCGACACGGCCAAGGAGAAGCCCCAGGAGGGCAAGGTTGTGGCTGTGGGCCCGGGCCGCCTCGATGAAGACGGCAAGCGGATTCCCATGGAAGTCAAGAAGGGTGACCGTATCCTCATGGGCAAGTACGCCGGAACGGAAGTCAAGATTGATGGCGAAGAACACATCATCATGCGCGAGGAAGACGTGCTCGCGATCATCGAGTAA
- the groL gene encoding chaperonin GroEL (60 kDa chaperone family; promotes refolding of misfolded polypeptides especially under stressful conditions; forms two stacked rings of heptamers to form a barrel-shaped 14mer; ends can be capped by GroES; misfolded proteins enter the barrel where they are refolded when GroES binds), with product MAAKQLQFGEDARRGVLAGITKLSKAVKSTLGPKGRNVVLDKKWGAPTVTKDGVTVAKEIELEDKYENMGAQMVKEVASKTSDVAGDGTTTATVLAEAIYREGLRNVTAGANPMSLKRGIEKAVNVVIEQLAKQSKKVRGETDVIKNVAAISANSDFEIGNIIAEAMEKVGNDGTITVEEAKGIETTLEVVEGMQFDKGYLSPYFVTDAEAMEAELEDAYILIHEKKVSTLKDLLPLLEQIAKSGKPLLVIAEDIEGEALATLVVNKIRGTFQACAVKAPGFGDRRKAMLQDIAVLTGGLAITEDLGRNLESITLADLGRAKRVVVDKDNTTIVEGAGSSSEIMGRINLIRRQIEETTSDYDREKLQERLAKLAGGVAVISVGAATEIEMKEKKARVEDALHATRAAVEEGIVPGGGVALLRCIEAVEKLKLDVEDEATGAKIVARALEEPLRQLAINAGDEGATVVQEVKSKKGAMGYNAETGVFEDLLKAGVIDPTKVTRTALQNASSVASLLLTTEVLIAELPEPEKAPAGGPGGGADMY from the coding sequence ATGGCTGCAAAGCAACTTCAGTTCGGCGAAGATGCACGACGCGGCGTGCTTGCCGGTATAACCAAACTGAGTAAAGCCGTGAAATCCACCCTTGGACCCAAGGGCCGGAACGTAGTTCTTGACAAAAAGTGGGGCGCTCCTACCGTGACCAAGGACGGGGTGACGGTCGCCAAGGAAATCGAGCTTGAAGACAAGTATGAGAACATGGGCGCGCAGATGGTGAAGGAAGTGGCCTCGAAGACGTCGGACGTCGCGGGCGACGGGACCACGACGGCGACGGTGCTGGCCGAGGCGATTTACCGTGAAGGTCTGCGCAACGTGACGGCGGGCGCCAATCCGATGTCGCTGAAACGGGGTATCGAAAAGGCCGTGAATGTGGTCATCGAGCAGCTCGCCAAGCAGAGCAAGAAGGTGCGGGGCGAGACCGATGTCATCAAGAACGTGGCCGCTATTTCCGCCAATAGCGATTTTGAGATCGGCAACATCATTGCCGAGGCCATGGAAAAGGTCGGCAACGACGGCACGATCACGGTGGAAGAGGCCAAAGGCATCGAGACCACCCTCGAGGTCGTGGAAGGCATGCAGTTCGACAAGGGCTACCTGTCGCCGTATTTCGTAACCGATGCCGAGGCGATGGAGGCTGAGCTCGAGGACGCGTACATTCTTATCCATGAGAAGAAAGTCTCGACGTTGAAAGACCTGCTTCCGCTGCTCGAGCAGATCGCCAAGAGCGGCAAGCCGCTCCTGGTCATCGCGGAAGACATCGAAGGCGAAGCGCTCGCCACGCTCGTGGTGAACAAGATTCGCGGCACGTTCCAAGCCTGCGCCGTCAAGGCGCCCGGTTTTGGCGACCGCCGCAAAGCCATGCTTCAGGACATCGCCGTGTTGACCGGCGGTCTGGCGATTACCGAGGATCTGGGCCGCAATCTCGAGAGCATCACGCTGGCGGACCTCGGCCGCGCAAAGCGCGTTGTTGTTGATAAAGACAACACGACGATCGTCGAGGGGGCGGGGTCCAGCTCGGAAATCATGGGCCGGATCAACCTCATTCGCCGCCAGATCGAGGAGACCACGTCGGATTACGACCGCGAGAAGCTCCAGGAACGGCTGGCCAAGCTCGCCGGCGGTGTTGCGGTAATCAGCGTGGGGGCCGCGACCGAAATCGAGATGAAAGAGAAGAAGGCGCGCGTCGAGGACGCCCTGCACGCCACGCGCGCGGCCGTCGAAGAGGGTATCGTGCCTGGCGGCGGGGTCGCCCTGCTGCGCTGCATCGAGGCGGTCGAGAAACTGAAGCTCGATGTGGAGGACGAGGCCACCGGCGCGAAAATCGTTGCCCGTGCCCTCGAGGAGCCGCTTCGCCAGTTGGCCATCAACGCCGGCGACGAAGGGGCGACGGTTGTCCAGGAAGTCAAGTCGAAGAAGGGCGCGATGGGCTACAACGCCGAGACGGGCGTTTTCGAAGACTTGTTGAAAGCGGGCGTGATTGACCCGACCAAGGTCACGCGCACGGCCCTGCAGAACGCTTCGAGCGTGGCCAGCTTGTTGTTGACCACCGAAGTGCTGATCGCCGAACTTCCCGAACCGGAGAAGGCGCCGGCCGGCGGTCCCGGCGGCGGCGCGGACATGTATTGA
- a CDS encoding metallophosphoesterase, with translation MSVTRFRNVFLLSLCCLVIVSGASAGMLPPFPEGAFSIVALPDTQAYSAGAPGVFAAEMQWILDNIDDENIVFVSHLGDIVDKNSAPEQWTVAERSLAMLHGKLPYGLAVGNHDMSGATGDSGNFQAAFPASDFEGFDWYGGSYKNNANSWQTFSGAGMDFLILHLECNAPDDVLAWADSVIAAHPGRRVIVSTHMYLGPREKPVESNDYYDAPKGRMTWKKCHGGAGNSPQQMWEKCFSKHGNLFMILSGDQSRTQSCYQTAAGAGGNTVHELMSDYREGYFRVYRFVPGEDRVDVFTYSPTLGKLCDGTKIAPARDRHQFSFTYAMEPVMAEAAPAPAK, from the coding sequence ATGAGTGTGACGCGTTTTCGGAATGTGTTCCTGCTGTCGTTGTGTTGTCTGGTCATCGTTTCCGGCGCTTCAGCCGGGATGCTGCCCCCGTTTCCCGAGGGGGCGTTCAGTATCGTCGCTCTGCCCGATACGCAAGCCTACTCCGCTGGCGCCCCCGGCGTGTTTGCTGCCGAGATGCAGTGGATCCTCGACAATATCGACGACGAGAACATCGTCTTCGTGTCTCATCTCGGCGATATCGTCGATAAGAACAGCGCCCCCGAACAGTGGACTGTCGCCGAACGCAGTCTCGCCATGCTGCACGGGAAGCTCCCCTACGGCCTGGCCGTGGGGAACCATGACATGAGCGGCGCAACCGGCGACAGCGGCAATTTCCAGGCGGCGTTCCCGGCATCGGATTTCGAGGGCTTCGACTGGTACGGCGGGTCGTACAAGAATAACGCCAACAGTTGGCAAACGTTCTCGGGGGCGGGCATGGATTTTCTCATTCTGCACCTCGAATGCAACGCGCCCGACGACGTGCTGGCCTGGGCCGATAGCGTGATTGCCGCGCATCCGGGCCGCCGCGTGATTGTCTCCACGCACATGTATCTCGGCCCGCGCGAAAAACCCGTCGAAAGCAACGATTATTACGACGCGCCAAAAGGCCGCATGACCTGGAAGAAATGCCACGGCGGTGCCGGAAACTCCCCACAGCAGATGTGGGAGAAGTGTTTCTCCAAACACGGGAACCTGTTCATGATCCTCAGCGGCGACCAGAGCCGCACCCAGTCCTGCTACCAGACGGCTGCGGGCGCGGGCGGAAACACCGTCCACGAACTGATGTCCGACTACCGGGAGGGCTATTTCCGGGTCTACCGGTTCGTGCCCGGCGAAGACCGCGTCGATGTGTTCACGTACAGCCCCACTCTGGGGAAACTCTGCGACGGTACAAAGATCGCGCCGGCCCGAGACAGACACCAGTTCTCGTTCACATACGCCATGGAACCCGTGATGGCCGAAGCAGCCCCGGCCCCCGCCAAGTAA
- a CDS encoding prepilin-type N-terminal cleavage/methylation domain-containing protein has protein sequence MRNRGMSLLELLIVLAILGLFIAILLPAFAHAKGFVSRNDCAANLKQLGLASAMFAREDAHGNYPTLYATETRLVSNTGEPAGGRAFLVLPCLNPGDLYPDYVIDPAAFICPGLAESSSFDGAFDAVAGAGGRLLDTRGLGLAARSYMYLGWAVDQIAADAPQESLEILGGAADLSAPAQLVLGVGPVLDELKRTQDPSLADRDIPVPGGMGTSGGTLIRRLREGIERFGVTDINSTAPAAKAEAAIWVLSDRVTVPEDGFGGGANVLFKDGHVEFVTYPEKAPVTPGMAHFLDAIQ, from the coding sequence ATGCGAAACCGAGGCATGTCGCTCCTGGAATTGCTGATAGTATTGGCGATTCTGGGGCTGTTTATCGCCATCCTGCTGCCCGCGTTCGCCCACGCAAAGGGGTTCGTTTCCCGCAACGATTGCGCCGCGAACCTAAAGCAGTTGGGACTCGCCAGCGCCATGTTCGCCCGTGAAGACGCGCACGGCAACTATCCCACCCTATACGCAACCGAGACCCGGCTCGTCTCGAATACCGGTGAACCGGCAGGCGGCCGTGCGTTTCTGGTATTGCCCTGCCTCAACCCCGGCGACCTCTATCCCGACTATGTCATTGATCCCGCCGCCTTCATCTGCCCCGGTCTGGCGGAAAGCTCGTCCTTTGACGGCGCCTTTGACGCCGTGGCCGGCGCCGGGGGGCGCTTGCTCGATACGCGCGGGCTCGGCCTTGCCGCCCGAAGCTACATGTACCTCGGATGGGCTGTCGACCAGATTGCCGCAGACGCTCCTCAGGAATCCCTCGAGATCCTGGGCGGGGCCGCGGACCTCTCCGCCCCCGCGCAGTTGGTCCTGGGCGTCGGGCCTGTCTTGGATGAGTTGAAGCGTACCCAAGACCCAAGCCTCGCCGACCGGGACATCCCGGTGCCCGGCGGCATGGGCACCAGCGGCGGGACCTTGATCCGCCGGTTGCGCGAAGGCATCGAGCGTTTTGGCGTGACCGATATCAACAGCACCGCTCCGGCCGCGAAAGCCGAGGCCGCCATCTGGGTGCTCAGCGACCGCGTTACGGTTCCTGAAGACGGATTCGGCGGCGGCGCCAATGTCCTGTTCAAAGACGGACACGTCGAGTTCGTAACCTATCCCGAGAAGGCCCCGGTAACCCCCGGCATGGCCCATTTCCTCGACGCCATCCAATAG
- a CDS encoding aldo/keto reductase family protein: MEYRKLGKWGAKVSSLSLGTYLTVGFTSDAETSKALVKTALDAGINYFDTADAYNKGEAETALGKLVAGAKRSDLFILTKVWAPMSGDPNDRGLSAKHIKESCDKSLRRLGMEYVDCYMCHRPDPETPLEETILAMEDLIRAGKVFYWGVSEWPAPMMVRANELAKQLGARPIAVSQPRYNLLYRYPETLLFPTTAEEGIGNVIFSPLAHGMLTGKYKPGEEPPKGSRAADDRQNLVIKAMYWNEENKQKGQELVAIAKDFGVSPAELALAWCLKNPNVSSVILGASRVEQLQQNLKALDLTLTEDVLKRLETLYPQPEAIPQI, from the coding sequence ATGGAGTACCGTAAGCTCGGAAAATGGGGCGCGAAAGTGAGTTCCTTGAGTCTGGGAACGTATCTGACCGTCGGATTCACCTCGGACGCCGAAACGTCCAAGGCGTTGGTCAAGACCGCCCTTGACGCCGGCATCAATTACTTCGATACGGCCGACGCGTACAACAAAGGCGAAGCAGAGACCGCTCTCGGCAAACTCGTCGCCGGCGCGAAACGTTCGGACCTTTTCATTCTCACCAAAGTGTGGGCGCCCATGAGCGGCGACCCCAATGATCGCGGCCTCTCGGCGAAACACATCAAGGAGTCCTGCGACAAGAGTCTCCGGCGTCTGGGCATGGAATACGTGGATTGCTACATGTGCCACCGCCCCGACCCGGAAACGCCGCTCGAAGAGACCATCCTCGCGATGGAAGACCTGATCCGGGCCGGCAAAGTGTTCTACTGGGGGGTGAGCGAATGGCCCGCGCCGATGATGGTGCGCGCCAACGAACTGGCCAAACAGCTCGGCGCGCGCCCCATCGCCGTCAGCCAGCCCCGCTACAACCTGCTGTACCGGTACCCCGAAACGCTCCTCTTTCCTACCACCGCCGAGGAAGGCATCGGTAACGTCATCTTCTCGCCGCTCGCCCACGGCATGCTTACCGGCAAATACAAACCGGGTGAAGAGCCGCCAAAGGGCTCCCGGGCCGCCGACGACCGCCAGAACCTCGTCATCAAAGCCATGTACTGGAACGAGGAAAACAAGCAGAAGGGCCAGGAGCTGGTTGCCATCGCGAAAGATTTCGGGGTAAGCCCGGCGGAACTGGCCCTTGCGTGGTGCCTGAAAAACCCCAATGTTAGCAGTGTGATCCTCGGGGCGTCGCGCGTCGAACAACTACAGCAGAACCTCAAAGCCCTCGACCTGACGCTCACCGAGGACGTGCTCAAGCGCCTGGAAACCCTATATCCGCAGCCCGAAGCTATCCCGCAAATCTGA